The following coding sequences are from one Biomphalaria glabrata chromosome 8, xgBioGlab47.1, whole genome shotgun sequence window:
- the LOC106066428 gene encoding WW domain-binding protein 4-like isoform X2 encodes MSEYWKSVPRKFCDFCKCWITDNKPSVDFHERGKRHQENVELRLKEVRKKSLQKSADDEQLKKDMDKMEKAALEAFKKDLKDNPELAAKYGVSLEPKPQPSNCTEKPYQDKAKETQKEKKEKVESKKKTKVKEWWEAVTPEGYHYYWSTATGESVWEAPEDYLSLAEQEAQKTQNVSQDLDVVEKEETKDATVKETVNHQFISCRFNFSKNTTSSSSGSKGYI; translated from the exons GTCAGAATATTGGAAATCTGTCCCAAGAAAATTTTGTGACTTTTGTAAGTGTTGGATCACTGATAACAAACCA AGTGTTGATTTTCATGAGCGTGGAAAAAGACACCAGGAAAATGTGGAACTTCGGCTTAAAGAG GTTCGAAAGAAAAGTCTCCAGAAATCAGCTGATGATGAACAGCTCAAGAAAGATATGGACAAAATGGAAAAG gCTGCATTAGAAGCGTTCAAAAAAGATCTTAAAGATAATCCAGAACTTGCCGCAAAGTATGGAGTGTCTCTTGAACCAAAGCCTCAACCTAGCA ATTGTACAGAGAAACCTTACCAAGACAAAGCCAAagaaacacaaaaagaaaagaaagaaaaagttgaaagtaaaaagaaaacaaaagtaaaagaaTGGTGGGAGGCAGTTACACCTGAAGGATATCATTATTACTGGAGCACTGCTACTGGAG AGTCTGTTTGGGAAGCTCCTGAAGATTATCTATCTCTTGCTGAACAAGAGGCACAGAAGACACAGAATGTATCTCAAGATTTAGATGTAGTagagaaagaagaaacaaaagatGCAACAGTCAAAGAAACTGTAAATCACCAATTTATTTCTTGTCGATTTAATTTCTCAA AAAACACCACCAGTAGTAGTTCAGGAAGCAAAGGTTACATTTAA
- the LOC106066428 gene encoding WW domain-binding protein 4-like isoform X1 — MSEYWKSVPRKFCDFCKCWITDNKPSVDFHERGKRHQENVELRLKEVRKKSLQKSADDEQLKKDMDKMEKAALEAFKKDLKDNPELAAKYGVSLEPKPQPSNCTEKPYQDKAKETQKEKKEKVESKKKTKVKEWWEAVTPEGYHYYWSTATGESVWEAPEDYLSLAEQEAQKTQNVSQDLDVVEKEETKDATVKETKTPPVVVQEAKVTFKSSTSNNRSAYGSWSVVKEVE, encoded by the exons GTCAGAATATTGGAAATCTGTCCCAAGAAAATTTTGTGACTTTTGTAAGTGTTGGATCACTGATAACAAACCA AGTGTTGATTTTCATGAGCGTGGAAAAAGACACCAGGAAAATGTGGAACTTCGGCTTAAAGAG GTTCGAAAGAAAAGTCTCCAGAAATCAGCTGATGATGAACAGCTCAAGAAAGATATGGACAAAATGGAAAAG gCTGCATTAGAAGCGTTCAAAAAAGATCTTAAAGATAATCCAGAACTTGCCGCAAAGTATGGAGTGTCTCTTGAACCAAAGCCTCAACCTAGCA ATTGTACAGAGAAACCTTACCAAGACAAAGCCAAagaaacacaaaaagaaaagaaagaaaaagttgaaagtaaaaagaaaacaaaagtaaaagaaTGGTGGGAGGCAGTTACACCTGAAGGATATCATTATTACTGGAGCACTGCTACTGGAG AGTCTGTTTGGGAAGCTCCTGAAGATTATCTATCTCTTGCTGAACAAGAGGCACAGAAGACACAGAATGTATCTCAAGATTTAGATGTAGTagagaaagaagaaacaaaagatGCAACAGTCAAAGAAACT AAAACACCACCAGTAGTAGTTCAGGAAGCAAAGGTTACATTTAAAAGTTCTACAAGCAATAACAGATCTGCATATGGATCCTGGAGTGTAGTGAAAGAAGTTGAGTAA